AAACTGCTCGCTTGCAGTTCCAGCACCCAGCCACCCACCCGGCCTGTGGGCTGGGCTGTGGTGCACTGCGGCCTGGTTCACCAGCTGAAGCTGGCCAGTGGCTACTGGCTAGTTGGCCACGCACAGGGCAGAATGGCGCAGCCCCAGCCTCCAGCCCATTCCTGGCTCCGGCCATTGGCGTCGCCTGTCTGCATCAGTGACACCTCACACATGAGCGCGACTGAACGTCATGCCCGGCGGCTTTGGTCTCTTTCCTGCAGCAAGACTCCGGGAACGCGCCAGATTCAATGAATCCATCTCCATCCTTTCATAACACACCTGCAATCATAAAGAGAGGTGCAACGTCTTCTCCGTGCTTACCACTCGCCATTCCTAAGTCCTAACTACCTCCACCCCCGCACGCACAACTGGCCGCGCCAAGGCAAAGCTAGAAGAAGACAACGCAAAGGGAGAGGACAGAGGAGGAGCAGAGGACGATGGGCAGCGGCGGCGCTAACACTGCCCCCCTCCTCACCCCCTACAAGATGGGAAAATTCGATGTTTCCCACAGGTACGCCCCTGCCCCTTTGCTTTCTGGTTGGGCCAATTCCCAATTTCCTAACCAGTAACCACCCATAGCAGCAGCAATCAAGCGGTTTCTGCTTAGTTCCCCCATGAGAAGCGGTTCGTTTGTAATCCTTTCGTCGTGAGAATTGCGTCAAAGCGGCCAGAGTAGCGCTGCTTTTCCCTAACCATGAAGATGACCACCATAAGATCGTACACTGTCTATGTTGTGATATTTTTTTAGCGAATTTATTATTTGGATGCCGTGCGCTGTTCATCGAAGACTAGGTTTCCCACATCACTGTCCCTTCCCTTTCTCTCTTTTTTTCCCATCCCTCGTTTGCCCTTTGGCGCGTCGGGTGTGGAACCTTAGTAACCAGGTTCCCGGATCGATAGGATCGAGGAACAGAAACATGGTACGCAGTACACTACAAAAACTAGAATTTAACACTATTAAACAAGATTGTTCCCACGTTCCCGGAACGGAACGAACGTTCCTCCGGGAACATGGCCAAGTTCCCAGTTCCCGGTTACTAAGTGTGGAACTGTCGAATGTGGATGCTTTGTTGTACGCAGCATCGAGTGTGGGTCCTCAATGCTTGTCATCGTGTTGACACCAAACAAAACCAATGGTGACTTTAAAAGTGATGCTGAAAGCGAAAGGTTTGACTGGGGATGTCTCTGAATTTCGCATGCGTGCAGCATGCCATCATCTATATGGAAGAGAAATAATTCTAGGGCTATCAAAAGAGTGGCTTTAGACTTGTGCTTTCAGATTTGGTATTACCCGTCAGAATGAGATTATAGCTAGGTAGCAAACCTTTTAGCAGAATCGGTAGGCAAAATAACGAAGTGATCAATCAACAAACCACGGATCACGGCATACATATTTACGTGAAAAAACCGGAAAAATCATAGGCACCAGCCAAACAAAACCGTCACTATAATGTGGAGCATTTACAGGACGTTGTTCTTAGATGGCGACAGACCCCGCTACGCTCGCCAACTCAGCCCCTTATCTAGAATTTAGATCACATACTCAACAAAACCAAGTGCAGCGAATCTTAATTCTTTTCGTGAAAGAAGGTCCATTCGATCCTGAGAATCCCTTTTCTCTGTTTGTCCAGGGTAGTCCTCGCACCACTGACGAGACAGCGGTCCTACGGCAATGTTCCTCAGCCTCATGCCATACTGTACTATCAGCAGAGGGCGACTAAAGGAGGTCTTCTGATCGCTGAGGCCACGGGGGTTTCAGACACTGCTCAAGGGTACGTCTGTCGTCTGCTAGACCATCAGGCTACTACGGCTGCTTGAGATCTGTGTGGTCATGCTAAATTTCATCATTCAGTAGTTTAGTCGATGTCTGAATAAAGATGTGTTTTCTGTATGCGCACAAGGTACAAGGACACTCCTGGCATTTGGACCCATGAGCAAGTCGAAGCATGGAAGCCGATCGTAGACGGGGTTCACCAGAAAGGAGGGATATTTTTCTGTCAGATTTGGCACGTAGGGAGAGTCTCCAATTCCAGTATGTTTACCACCTCTAACGCAGATCGGTTCTCAAAGCTATAAATTTAACGGCAGTCTAGTCAGCTTGCAAGAGAAAATTGGATTCAGAGTTATCCATGAAGACTTCATGGCAACATTAGCTGTGTTTGTCATAGACCAAGatgtttatgaaagcgctcatacTATTTCTACTACAGTTTTTTTTGTAATAAAAGTGCCATTATACCAACGACTGTTAAATGTTCCAATGCAGCTTTTCAGCCTAATGGGCAGGCTCCAATTTCAAGCACCGATAAGCCACTAAAGCCTCAAGTGAGAGCCAATGGTATAGACGTGGCTACTTTCGCAGTTCCTAGACGCTTAGAGACTGATGAAATCCCTTTGGTCGTCAATGATTTCAGGGTAGCTGCTCGAAATGCGATTGAAGCTGGTAAGCTCCCTGTTTGCACTCTGAATGTTCAGATGAGCCTACAAAGAAAGAACCAACAAATGTTTATCTGCTTTAGACCGAACTAGGATCAATAGCACACAGAGATTCTTTGGAATATCTGTTCTGTTGAAATGTTGGGCGACTAGTTCTGACTCCTGAACAATGTTAACCTGCATGTAGGATTTGATGGTGTCGAAATCCATGGAGCTCACGGTTACCTGATTGATCAGTTTCTAAAGGACGGGGTCAACGACCGCACAGACAAATACGGTGGCAGTCTGGAGAACCGCTGCCGGTTTGCACTGGAAGTAACTCAAGCCGTGGTCGACGAAATTGGAGCTGACAAGGTCGGGATAAGGCTGTCACCATTCGCTAGCTACTCGGAGGCGCCGGACTCAGACCCGGAAGCTCTGGGCATGTACATGGCGAACGCGCTGAACGAGTTCGGGATTCTCTACTGCCACATGGTGGAGCCGCGGATGGTGAAACTCGGTGAAAAGTTCGAAACCCCCTACAGCCTTCGCCCGATAAGGGACGCTTTCAGGGGAACGTTCATCGTTGCCGGCGGCTACGGCAGGGAGGATGGGAATCGCGCGATCTCCACTGGGTATGCTGATTTGGTCGCGTTCGGGCGCGTGTTCTTGGCTAATCCTGACCTGCCTCGGAGGTTCGAAGTAGACGCTCCCCTTAACAAGTACAACAGAGACACGTTTTACATCCCTGATCCGGTTATTGGATACCTGACTACCCATTTCTTTCGTCAGATGTATAAATGTTCTCTTTTCAGCAATCTGCTTTTTAGATTGTGTAGTAACTGGTTGGTGTACCAGTAAAATATTAGACGAATAAACCATTGGTCTGAATGCCTCATTCTCATATATATGGACAAAAGCAATATGATCGTTGTAATTGTGCCTCAAATCTTATAGTTATAGTTGTAAAAAAATATTGTGAAGAAGATCAGTCAGTTGTCAAGTTGTATAAAAAGTCAGCCTGGTTCACAGAATCACAGGCAACTACTATGCCCCTGTTGGAATCACATGGCGTTTTCACAGCCTGAGCCTGGCTCATTCTTGTTGCATTCCGACTTTAGCATCTTGGAAGTGCTAGAGTTCCCTGTGTTAATTTCGTGAAGCTTTTAAGTGGTGTGGTGTTATCTCTATCTCTATTTTCTCTATCTCTActatgtctaaccagtagaacatcatgctcaaataTTTTTAATGTtagatataaattgtatatatatatacgatttttttaaaataaaaaatatataattatgtcggaccgggccagcactacggaccgaggctacagcccaaacaCGGCACGACGCTCGTGCTGGGCTGGaccaggcactattaaatgggtcatgCCCCGGGCCTGA
This portion of the Zea mays cultivar B73 chromosome 2, Zm-B73-REFERENCE-NAM-5.0, whole genome shotgun sequence genome encodes:
- the opr5 gene encoding 12-oxophytodienoate reductase5, coding for MGSGGANTAPLLTPYKMGKFDVSHRVVLAPLTRQRSYGNVPQPHAILYYQQRATKGGLLIAEATGVSDTAQGYKDTPGIWTHEQVEAWKPIVDGVHQKGGIFFCQIWHVGRVSNSTFQPNGQAPISSTDKPLKPQVRANGIDVATFAVPRRLETDEIPLVVNDFRVAARNAIEAGFDGVEIHGAHGYLIDQFLKDGVNDRTDKYGGSLENRCRFALEVTQAVVDEIGADKVGIRLSPFASYSEAPDSDPEALGMYMANALNEFGILYCHMVEPRMVKLGEKFETPYSLRPIRDAFRGTFIVAGGYGREDGNRAISTGYADLVAFGRVFLANPDLPRRFEVDAPLNKYNRDTFYIPDPVIGYLTTHFFRQMYKCSLFSNLLFRLCSNWLVYQ